A part of Amycolatopsis lurida genomic DNA contains:
- a CDS encoding helix-turn-helix domain-containing protein, with amino-acid sequence MGKNYLTVEEAAEYLNTRVRFVRRLIAERRVAFHKVGVHVRFTIADLEEFIQAGRVEPITRASVIRDLGRAA; translated from the coding sequence GTGGGAAAGAACTACCTGACAGTCGAAGAAGCAGCCGAGTACCTGAACACGCGCGTCCGGTTCGTGCGGCGGTTGATCGCGGAGAGGCGCGTGGCGTTCCACAAGGTCGGCGTACACGTGCGGTTCACCATCGCTGATCTTGAGGAGTTCATCCAGGCCGGTCGGGTCGAGCCGATCACGCGGGCTTCGGTGATCCGGGACCTCGGAAGGGCGGCCTGA
- a CDS encoding MmcQ/YjbR family DNA-binding protein, which yields MTTWQEVVELAGRLPEVEESTSYRTPSLKVAGKSFARLRTEAEGGLMLLCEHAEKEALLASGDPAYFTTPHYDGYGAILVDLEKVEKTQLRELIEEAWRMKAPARLTKGLND from the coding sequence ATGACGACCTGGCAAGAAGTCGTGGAACTGGCGGGCAGGCTGCCCGAGGTCGAGGAGTCCACTTCGTACCGCACGCCGTCGCTCAAGGTCGCGGGCAAGAGCTTCGCCCGGCTGCGCACCGAGGCCGAGGGCGGGCTGATGCTGCTGTGCGAGCACGCGGAGAAGGAGGCGCTGCTGGCCTCCGGCGACCCCGCGTACTTCACCACGCCGCATTACGACGGCTACGGCGCGATCCTCGTCGACCTGGAGAAGGTCGAGAAGACGCAGCTGCGCGAACTCATCGAGGAGGCCTGGCGGATGAAGGCACCCGCCAGGCTCACGAAAGGACTGAACGACTAG
- a CDS encoding pyridoxamine 5'-phosphate oxidase family protein, with translation MKRDQSLIERLARERNAWLCTLRPDGSPHVTPVWFVYLDGVFWIGSGDRNVKVRNVGDDPRVSLALEDGDAPVVAEGLVRIHRGTLRADVLEALAAKYDGWAAGEEIEPFGARVLLEVPVKRWLLAGVAQ, from the coding sequence GTGAAACGTGATCAATCGCTTATCGAACGGCTCGCACGGGAGCGCAACGCGTGGTTGTGCACGCTTCGACCGGACGGATCACCGCACGTCACGCCGGTGTGGTTCGTTTACCTCGACGGCGTCTTCTGGATCGGCAGCGGCGATCGGAATGTGAAGGTGCGCAACGTCGGCGATGATCCGCGCGTCAGTCTCGCGCTGGAAGACGGCGACGCGCCGGTTGTCGCCGAAGGCCTGGTACGCATCCATCGCGGAACGCTGCGCGCGGACGTTCTCGAGGCGCTGGCGGCGAAGTACGACGGCTGGGCGGCGGGCGAGGAGATCGAGCCGTTCGGTGCCAGGGTGCTGCTGGAAGTCCCCGTTAAGCGGTGGCTGCTCGCGGGTGTCGCCCAATAG
- a CDS encoding bifunctional metallophosphatase/5'-nucleotidase produces the protein MKLSARLAVVAGAALTALAAVAAPASATSATTDVRLITFNDLHGNLEPPSGSSGRVTLPSGKTVDAGGAAYLATHLKKLRGEARNSVVLSAGDSIGASPVISALFHDEPTVELLNRLGVEASVVGNHEFDEGLKELRRMQHGGCHPTDGCQFRESFKGANFPFLGSNVYYENGFPALLPFSIEFSGGVPIGVIGATLKDLPQVVTPEAIKGLKFGEEVEAIDRTAKLLDLFGVKAQVVLLHQGDNSETAGPDECKVKPGAATAIARRVTSTVDAIFTGHSHQQYNCVIDDPAGQPRPVIQGASFGRLLSVVDLKIDRRTLDVVRGETKAHNQIVTRDVGPDRDVQDLIDEAKTKAAPIANKAVGTITADLTAKGAPSGESPLGDVIADAQLEATKSNGAQIAMTNPGGIRTDFTHKSSPAGEGEGVVTYGEAFAVQPFANIMQTITLTGADLKNVLEQQWQANGVVRILQISKSLKYSYSASAAQGERVSHLTLDGTPIDPAASYRVSVNNFLAAGGDGFTEFTKGTNLSGGPVDLDALIAYFGAHPGIAPPPADRITVLP, from the coding sequence ATGAAACTCTCTGCCCGGCTGGCCGTGGTCGCCGGCGCCGCGCTGACCGCGCTGGCCGCTGTCGCCGCGCCCGCGTCCGCCACGTCGGCGACCACCGACGTCCGGCTGATCACGTTCAACGACCTGCACGGCAACCTCGAACCGCCGTCCGGTTCGAGCGGCCGCGTCACGCTCCCCAGCGGCAAGACCGTCGACGCGGGCGGCGCCGCCTACCTCGCGACGCACCTGAAGAAGCTTCGCGGTGAAGCGCGCAACTCGGTCGTCCTGTCGGCCGGTGACAGCATCGGCGCGTCGCCGGTGATCTCGGCGCTGTTCCACGACGAGCCGACCGTCGAACTGCTGAACCGGCTCGGGGTCGAAGCTTCCGTGGTCGGCAACCACGAATTCGACGAAGGTCTCAAGGAACTCCGGCGGATGCAGCACGGCGGCTGTCACCCGACCGACGGCTGCCAGTTCCGCGAGTCCTTCAAGGGCGCGAACTTCCCCTTCCTCGGGTCCAATGTGTACTACGAGAACGGCTTCCCGGCGCTGCTGCCGTTCAGCATCGAGTTCTCCGGCGGCGTCCCGATCGGCGTCATCGGCGCGACGCTGAAGGATCTGCCGCAGGTCGTCACCCCGGAGGCGATCAAGGGCCTGAAGTTCGGCGAAGAGGTCGAGGCCATCGACCGCACCGCCAAGCTCCTCGACCTGTTCGGGGTCAAGGCACAGGTCGTCCTGCTGCACCAGGGCGACAACTCCGAGACCGCCGGCCCGGACGAATGCAAGGTCAAGCCGGGCGCGGCCACCGCCATCGCGCGGCGCGTGACGTCCACAGTGGACGCCATCTTCACCGGGCACAGCCACCAGCAGTACAACTGCGTCATCGACGACCCCGCGGGCCAACCGCGCCCGGTGATCCAGGGCGCTTCGTTCGGGCGTCTGCTGTCGGTCGTCGACCTGAAGATCGACCGCCGCACCCTCGATGTCGTGCGTGGTGAAACCAAGGCGCACAATCAGATCGTCACCCGCGACGTCGGTCCGGACCGCGACGTGCAGGACCTGATCGACGAGGCCAAGACCAAGGCCGCGCCGATCGCGAACAAGGCCGTCGGCACCATCACCGCGGACCTGACCGCCAAGGGCGCCCCCTCCGGCGAATCGCCGCTCGGCGACGTCATCGCGGACGCCCAGCTCGAAGCCACGAAGTCGAACGGCGCGCAGATCGCGATGACGAACCCGGGCGGGATCCGCACGGACTTCACCCACAAATCGTCGCCGGCCGGCGAAGGCGAAGGCGTCGTGACCTACGGCGAGGCGTTCGCCGTGCAGCCGTTCGCGAACATCATGCAGACCATCACGCTCACCGGGGCCGACCTGAAGAACGTGCTCGAACAGCAGTGGCAGGCCAACGGGGTCGTGCGGATCCTGCAGATCTCGAAGTCGCTGAAGTACTCGTACTCGGCGTCGGCGGCGCAGGGAGAACGCGTCTCGCACCTGACGCTCGACGGCACACCGATCGACCCGGCGGCGTCGTACCGCGTTTCGGTGAACAACTTCCTCGCCGCCGGCGGGGACGGCTTCACCGAGTTCACGAAGGGGACCAACCTGTCGGGTGGTCCGGTGGACCTGGACGCCCTGATCGCGTACTTCGGGGCGCACCCGGGTATCGCGCCGCCCCCCGCGGACCGGATCACCGTCCTGCCGTAA
- a CDS encoding replication initiator → MREPLASDVVKATAEKHGVCVRPFTIEVGDTETGELRYVPVPCGSTVESVCLPCARKAKALRQVQCREGWHMTEEPDFTSESPTEAQTELLAFRADLVAAYREVSDQAEADELREEIQGVDDELRQLGMRGRLPSIDLPIKKAVKRSTKRRQDAPNLPRRKVAKTTLGREYAGRFRPSMFVTLTCDTYGPVRSDGAPVDPSTYDYRRAARDAVHFSALVDRWWQNLRRVVGWDAQYFATVEPQRRAAPHLHAAIRGSVPHDVIRQVTEATYHQVWWPEHDQVVYVDRMPLWDGDRRVFVDPDTREPLTDWDDAVEAVENPAHVVTFGRQVHSKGILGGSEEAGRHIGYLTKYLTKSTGQVVEADTTRQRDHHDRLHAELSVTPCSPRCAVWLLYGINPKGANGKTTPGQCKGRAHRRTTLGLPGRRVLVSRKWSGKTLVDHKADRKAFVIEALAAVGIEKPAPDPARLVWRKVDSGDVNVPPRDHLVMHAISERITWKAEYDKALLAAQSPPDLSATPLAA, encoded by the coding sequence ATGCGCGAACCTCTCGCGTCGGACGTGGTGAAGGCGACCGCTGAGAAGCACGGCGTCTGTGTTCGGCCGTTCACGATAGAGGTCGGGGACACCGAGACCGGCGAACTCCGTTACGTCCCCGTTCCCTGCGGCTCGACGGTCGAATCGGTATGCCTGCCGTGCGCTCGGAAGGCGAAGGCGCTGCGACAGGTCCAGTGCCGTGAAGGCTGGCACATGACCGAGGAACCCGACTTCACCTCAGAGTCGCCGACCGAGGCGCAGACGGAGCTGCTTGCGTTCCGGGCTGACCTCGTCGCGGCCTACCGCGAAGTGAGCGACCAGGCGGAGGCCGACGAACTGCGGGAAGAGATCCAGGGAGTCGACGACGAACTTCGGCAACTCGGGATGCGTGGCCGTCTCCCGTCGATCGACCTGCCCATCAAGAAGGCGGTGAAGCGGTCGACGAAGCGGCGGCAGGACGCGCCGAACCTGCCTCGACGCAAGGTCGCCAAGACCACGCTCGGACGGGAGTACGCGGGACGGTTCCGGCCGTCGATGTTCGTCACGCTCACCTGCGACACCTACGGCCCGGTCCGCTCGGACGGCGCGCCGGTCGATCCGTCGACCTATGACTATCGGCGGGCGGCTCGGGACGCGGTCCACTTCTCCGCGCTCGTGGACCGGTGGTGGCAGAACCTCCGGCGGGTCGTGGGCTGGGACGCGCAGTACTTCGCGACCGTGGAACCGCAGCGGCGGGCTGCTCCGCACCTGCACGCGGCGATTCGGGGATCGGTCCCGCATGACGTGATCCGCCAAGTCACCGAAGCGACCTATCACCAGGTCTGGTGGCCAGAGCACGACCAGGTGGTCTACGTCGACCGGATGCCGCTGTGGGACGGCGACCGCCGGGTGTTCGTCGACCCCGACACCCGCGAACCGCTGACCGACTGGGACGACGCTGTTGAAGCCGTGGAAAACCCGGCGCACGTGGTCACCTTCGGCCGTCAGGTGCACTCCAAGGGCATCCTCGGCGGCTCGGAGGAAGCCGGGCGGCACATCGGCTACCTGACCAAGTACCTCACCAAGTCCACCGGTCAGGTCGTGGAAGCCGACACGACGCGGCAGAGGGATCACCACGACCGGTTGCACGCGGAGCTGTCGGTGACGCCCTGCTCGCCTCGGTGCGCGGTGTGGCTGCTGTATGGCATCAATCCCAAGGGCGCCAACGGAAAGACCACCCCTGGGCAGTGCAAAGGACGGGCGCATCGGCGGACCACGCTCGGGCTCCCGGGGCGGCGGGTGCTGGTGTCGCGCAAGTGGTCGGGGAAGACGCTCGTCGACCACAAGGCGGACCGGAAGGCGTTCGTGATCGAAGCACTGGCGGCGGTCGGGATCGAGAAACCGGCACCCGATCCGGCTCGACTGGTCTGGCGCAAGGTCGACTCCGGCGACGTGAACGTGCCTCCTCGGGACCACCTGGTGATGCACGCGATTTCGGAACGGATCACGTGGAAAGCCGAGTACGACAAGGCATTGCTCGCCGCGCAGAGTCCGCCGGATCTTTCGGCAACTCCGCTGGCGGCTTAG
- a CDS encoding GNAT family N-acetyltransferase — MVLVRRLIPADLDVFREIRLRALTDTPENYGSIAAAERAQSDEEWLAKLTGDVWFAAFDDGSAVGLVAGRARDDGWILYSMWVAPEARRQGLGTKLMGEVRSAAEDDGAREVWLHVAEDNDHARRLYLRLGFIATGELEPMPNDVTRRRERLYLPVAR; from the coding sequence ATGGTGCTCGTTCGACGGCTCATCCCCGCGGACCTCGACGTCTTCCGTGAGATCCGCCTGCGTGCCCTCACGGACACGCCCGAGAACTACGGCTCGATCGCCGCGGCCGAACGCGCGCAATCCGACGAGGAGTGGCTCGCGAAGCTGACCGGGGACGTTTGGTTCGCCGCCTTCGACGACGGGAGCGCGGTGGGTCTCGTCGCCGGGCGGGCGCGCGACGACGGCTGGATCCTCTATTCGATGTGGGTCGCTCCCGAAGCCCGCCGCCAGGGATTGGGAACCAAGCTGATGGGTGAAGTGCGGTCGGCGGCCGAGGACGACGGCGCGCGTGAGGTGTGGCTGCACGTCGCTGAGGACAACGACCACGCGCGGCGGCTGTACCTGCGGCTCGGTTTCATCGCGACGGGTGAGCTGGAGCCGATGCCGAACGACGTCACCCGGCGGCGCGAACGTCTTTATCTGCCTGTCGCCAGGTGA
- a CDS encoding GntR family transcriptional regulator → MGTGYRELAAILRDAIQRGDYAPDTTLPKQDELANEYDVNVNTVRKAVGVLEAEGLVTPIRRRGTVIRARPPMKRLGKDRYAKSKWKYGDTVAFVADREASGRDWKPTDQTQTVAKIEADREVADALGVIVGSPVYERARLVKDSGQPTHVLASYYRPADVEGTPIVDPTPGPAGRGGGFLVLTLQGLEPDTMTETFYARMPTPDEAEQLELPAGEPVMVLQRRTYTEDGRVVEFARGVHAASRFSWTYTFKIPD, encoded by the coding sequence GTGGGCACCGGATACCGAGAGCTGGCCGCGATCCTGCGAGACGCGATCCAGCGGGGCGACTACGCCCCGGACACCACGCTGCCCAAGCAAGACGAGCTGGCCAACGAGTACGACGTCAACGTCAACACCGTCCGCAAAGCCGTCGGCGTCCTCGAAGCAGAAGGACTGGTCACCCCGATCAGACGACGCGGGACAGTCATCCGTGCTCGCCCGCCCATGAAGCGCCTGGGCAAGGACCGGTATGCGAAAAGCAAGTGGAAGTACGGCGATACCGTCGCCTTCGTCGCGGACCGCGAAGCTTCCGGCCGAGACTGGAAGCCGACCGACCAGACGCAGACCGTCGCCAAGATCGAAGCTGACCGAGAAGTCGCCGACGCCCTCGGGGTCATCGTCGGATCACCGGTCTACGAGCGGGCACGACTGGTCAAGGACTCCGGCCAGCCCACCCACGTACTTGCCAGTTACTACCGGCCCGCCGACGTCGAAGGCACCCCCATCGTCGACCCGACACCCGGCCCGGCCGGACGGGGTGGCGGGTTCCTGGTCCTCACCCTGCAAGGCCTTGAGCCGGACACCATGACCGAGACTTTCTACGCGCGGATGCCGACGCCCGACGAGGCCGAACAGCTCGAACTCCCCGCAGGCGAACCCGTCATGGTCCTGCAACGCCGCACGTACACCGAAGACGGCCGCGTGGTCGAATTCGCACGAGGCGTACACGCCGCAAGCCGCTTCTCCTGGACCTACACTTTCAAGATCCCCGACTGA
- a CDS encoding YdcF family protein, with product MPERSTTLPDDLRADVQTLWDYHDMHHELRPADVGIGLGSHDLGVATFTAELFHAGMFPLIVFSGANAPTTIERFPRGEAIHYREHALELGVPDDAILIEPEARNTGDNITLTRALLESRGIEVRSAILISRPYQQRRAFTTCKKLWPEVDVICASRPLPLDEYIESIGDVDRVINMLVGDTQRITVYAERGFAIHQAIPIDVTKAYENLVQSGFTQRLL from the coding sequence ATGCCCGAGCGCTCGACCACCCTGCCGGACGACCTCCGCGCCGACGTCCAGACGCTCTGGGACTACCACGACATGCACCATGAACTCCGGCCTGCCGACGTCGGGATCGGACTTGGCAGCCATGATCTCGGAGTCGCGACTTTCACCGCGGAACTGTTCCACGCCGGGATGTTCCCGCTCATCGTCTTCAGCGGAGCCAACGCGCCGACGACTATCGAACGGTTTCCGCGCGGCGAGGCCATCCACTACCGCGAACATGCGCTTGAGCTGGGCGTACCCGATGACGCCATCCTGATCGAGCCCGAGGCGCGGAACACCGGGGACAACATCACGCTCACTCGCGCCCTGCTGGAGTCTCGCGGCATCGAGGTCCGGTCAGCAATCCTCATATCGCGGCCCTACCAGCAACGACGCGCGTTTACGACCTGCAAGAAGCTCTGGCCCGAGGTCGACGTCATCTGCGCTTCACGGCCCCTGCCGTTAGACGAGTACATCGAGAGCATTGGCGACGTGGACCGCGTCATCAACATGCTGGTCGGCGACACCCAGCGCATCACTGTCTACGCCGAACGCGGCTTCGCCATACATCAGGCGATCCCGATAGACGTCACGAAGGCTTATGAGAACTTAGTCCAATCAGGTTTTACGCAACGACTTCTTTGA
- a CDS encoding AMED_5909 family protein: protein MTTPGRNEPQTLADAHLVASAHRPKPGSNLTTWLKFHQANARMYRAVSDVDRGHHHELRYWVGYEERKAEEVAAQIQKNKSEAS from the coding sequence ATGACGACGCCCGGCCGGAATGAGCCACAGACATTGGCGGACGCGCACCTGGTCGCCTCGGCTCATCGTCCGAAGCCGGGGTCGAATCTGACGACCTGGCTGAAGTTCCATCAGGCCAACGCCCGCATGTACCGGGCCGTGTCCGATGTGGACCGAGGTCACCACCACGAACTCCGTTACTGGGTGGGCTATGAGGAGCGGAAAGCGGAGGAGGTGGCCGCGCAGATTCAGAAGAACAAGTCGGAAGCTAGCTGA
- a CDS encoding GNAT family N-acetyltransferase, which translates to MEIREFTEEDWPQVWPIVREVVQAADTYTYDPNLTEDDARRTWVEAPPGRTVIAVEDGRVLGTAKMGPNRGGPGSHVATASFMVDKDLRGKGVGSALCVNALEWAREQGYAGMQFNAVAESNVAGIRIYERLGFEIVGTVPGAFEHPTLGRIGLHVMYCDFGRKE; encoded by the coding sequence ATGGAGATCCGGGAATTCACCGAAGAGGACTGGCCGCAGGTCTGGCCGATCGTGCGCGAAGTCGTACAGGCCGCGGACACGTACACCTACGACCCGAACCTCACCGAGGACGACGCCCGCCGGACATGGGTCGAGGCGCCGCCGGGCCGCACGGTGATCGCGGTCGAGGACGGCCGTGTGCTCGGAACGGCCAAGATGGGGCCGAACCGCGGTGGACCCGGATCGCATGTGGCGACGGCGAGCTTCATGGTGGACAAAGACTTGCGTGGCAAGGGGGTCGGGAGCGCGCTGTGCGTGAACGCCCTGGAGTGGGCCAGGGAGCAGGGTTACGCGGGGATGCAGTTCAACGCGGTCGCCGAATCGAACGTGGCCGGGATCCGGATCTATGAACGGCTCGGGTTCGAGATCGTCGGAACTGTGCCGGGCGCGTTCGAGCACCCGACGCTGGGGCGCATCGGGCTGCACGTCATGTACTGCGACTTCGGTCGGAAAGAGTGA
- a CDS encoding GNAT family N-acetyltransferase, with the protein MLTGELIRLRPLEPEDADTLWRWHNDPEVTRWLVADHPESLAQIRERFAHRKPNSFSQVNFAIESLAVGTLIGTCTLRDATPEGGRAELDIYLGEKDHWGGGYGTDAMRTLCRYGFDMMRLHMIALWVVVDNEAAIHVYKKLGFQVDGRHRQSFRGRDGQWHDEYLMSLLEGELR; encoded by the coding sequence ATGCTGACCGGTGAACTGATCCGCTTGCGCCCGCTGGAACCCGAGGACGCGGACACGCTGTGGCGCTGGCACAACGACCCGGAGGTCACCCGCTGGCTGGTCGCTGACCACCCGGAATCCCTCGCCCAGATCCGCGAACGCTTCGCCCACCGGAAGCCGAACAGCTTCAGCCAGGTGAACTTCGCGATCGAAAGCCTCGCCGTCGGCACGTTGATCGGCACCTGCACCCTGCGCGACGCCACGCCTGAGGGCGGCCGTGCGGAACTCGACATCTATCTCGGCGAGAAGGACCACTGGGGCGGCGGCTACGGCACCGACGCCATGCGCACACTCTGCCGCTACGGCTTCGACATGATGCGGCTGCACATGATCGCGCTGTGGGTGGTGGTCGACAACGAGGCCGCGATCCACGTCTACAAGAAGCTCGGGTTCCAGGTGGACGGCAGGCATCGGCAGTCGTTCCGCGGCCGGGACGGCCAGTGGCACGACGAGTACCTGATGAGCCTGCTCGAAGGGGAACTCCGCTAG
- a CDS encoding type II toxin-antitoxin system VapC family toxin — translation MSSAADRASRRDLVDTGVVVAMGNRRDNDHERCTELLASTLEPLILPEPLLVEIGYMLGSRAGAAAEADFLRDVADGLYTVESMMLADIARAADLVEKYADLPLGTADACVIAVAERLGVTRVATLDTRHFSVVKPRHIPAFTLLP, via the coding sequence ATGAGCTCGGCGGCGGATCGAGCCAGTCGGCGTGATCTGGTCGACACCGGAGTCGTTGTCGCCATGGGGAACCGGCGCGACAACGACCATGAACGCTGCACCGAACTCCTGGCTTCGACGCTCGAACCACTGATCTTGCCGGAACCACTCCTAGTCGAGATCGGCTACATGCTCGGCTCGCGTGCCGGTGCCGCAGCGGAAGCCGACTTCCTTCGCGATGTCGCCGATGGGCTTTATACCGTCGAGTCGATGATGCTCGCTGACATCGCGCGGGCCGCAGACCTGGTAGAGAAGTACGCGGATCTCCCGCTGGGTACCGCCGATGCGTGCGTCATCGCCGTCGCCGAACGGCTCGGCGTCACGCGTGTGGCCACCCTTGATACGCGGCACTTCTCTGTCGTCAAGCCCAGGCACATTCCCGCGTTCACTTTGTTGCCCTGA
- a CDS encoding FtsK/SpoIIIE domain-containing protein has product MNANGIGVLLVGGGVLGVVVWLLHKLGRALATIAEVLAAAAVVFIALWSAVKLLVWLGKQVFAHWRTSLGVVAVAVWWQWLGWLSLAVTVGSVAVVLTVWRLVDVVSFDRCCGRFMRAWWLRWFTYARKLPGWLHACGLSISDGTVPVEVTVNLVGRRRKAVSRTAGGGAAVQVPKVLGVKSGPSWDEVRVRLVPGQKPEDFDDAARALAVARKVTRCQVRELEPNVVSLDFQRRDLLEASVDCAELPELTAVDGVDLRRVFAGRTEYGTDWRLPLTGPGAHMLVAGATGAGKNSVMWSPLVSAASAIRAGTVRVSGIDPKGMELAYGRGIFARYGVAGKEAIAVLDDLLGGLESRKREFAGLTRAVPISTENPLEVLEFDEIGALTKYTDRKTREAIVERVAILTTQGRALGYTVRGYVQEPTKDTVPVRELFPRRVCLRVTSKTHVGMVLGDGAYERGAWANRIEESAAGVGYIWGEGIREPLRVRAGWVPDETVKALETYVTNGGAHVIDLPVRRGGEEVAA; this is encoded by the coding sequence ATGAACGCGAACGGGATCGGTGTTCTTCTCGTCGGTGGCGGGGTGCTGGGTGTGGTGGTGTGGCTGCTGCACAAGCTCGGCCGCGCGTTGGCCACGATCGCGGAAGTTCTGGCTGCGGCTGCGGTAGTGTTCATTGCTCTGTGGTCGGCGGTGAAGTTGTTGGTGTGGTTGGGAAAGCAGGTATTTGCGCACTGGCGGACCAGTCTCGGCGTGGTCGCTGTGGCGGTCTGGTGGCAGTGGCTCGGCTGGCTCTCGCTGGCCGTCACCGTGGGTTCGGTCGCGGTGGTCCTGACGGTGTGGCGGCTGGTCGACGTGGTGTCGTTCGACAGGTGCTGTGGCCGGTTCATGCGGGCGTGGTGGCTGCGCTGGTTCACCTACGCCCGGAAACTGCCGGGCTGGTTGCACGCCTGCGGCCTGTCGATCTCTGACGGCACCGTGCCCGTGGAAGTGACAGTCAACCTGGTCGGCCGTCGTCGGAAGGCGGTCTCGCGTACTGCGGGCGGTGGCGCTGCGGTGCAGGTGCCGAAGGTGCTGGGTGTGAAGTCGGGGCCGTCGTGGGATGAGGTCCGTGTCCGGCTCGTGCCTGGGCAGAAGCCGGAGGACTTCGACGACGCCGCCCGTGCGCTGGCCGTGGCTCGCAAGGTCACGCGGTGCCAGGTGCGGGAGCTGGAACCCAACGTCGTCTCGCTCGACTTTCAGCGCCGCGACCTTCTTGAAGCTTCGGTGGATTGTGCGGAGCTGCCTGAGCTGACGGCTGTCGACGGCGTGGATCTGCGGCGGGTGTTCGCCGGGCGCACCGAGTACGGGACGGACTGGCGGCTGCCGCTGACTGGTCCGGGCGCGCACATGCTCGTCGCCGGGGCTACAGGGGCCGGGAAGAACTCCGTCATGTGGTCTCCGCTGGTGTCGGCTGCCTCGGCGATCCGGGCCGGGACGGTGCGTGTCTCGGGGATCGACCCGAAGGGGATGGAACTCGCGTACGGGCGTGGGATCTTCGCCCGTTACGGGGTTGCGGGTAAGGAAGCGATCGCGGTCCTGGATGACTTGCTCGGCGGTCTTGAGTCCCGTAAGCGCGAGTTCGCCGGGCTCACCCGTGCGGTTCCGATTTCCACGGAGAACCCGTTGGAGGTGCTGGAGTTCGACGAGATCGGAGCGCTGACCAAGTACACCGACCGCAAGACCCGCGAAGCCATCGTCGAACGGGTCGCCATCCTGACCACCCAAGGCCGGGCGCTCGGCTACACGGTGCGCGGGTATGTGCAGGAGCCGACGAAGGACACCGTTCCCGTGCGGGAGCTGTTCCCCCGCCGGGTCTGTCTGCGGGTCACGTCGAAGACGCACGTCGGGATGGTCCTCGGTGACGGCGCGTACGAGCGGGGCGCGTGGGCGAATCGGATCGAGGAGTCGGCTGCTGGTGTCGGCTACATCTGGGGCGAGGGCATACGAGAACCGCTGCGGGTGCGTGCTGGCTGGGTGCCGGACGAGACGGTCAAGGCGCTGGAGACCTACGTGACCAACGGCGGCGCCCACGTAATCGACCTTCCCGTTCGCCGTGGTGGAGAGGAGGTGGCGGCGTGA
- a CDS encoding DUF4279 domain-containing protein: MKVHQYCYFALKSETVTAGEITARLGMEPDEVLVLGSRSAEHRLPRMHAWKVTHRGSEPVDDQIESMIGRLAPVRPEIRKLVDEGASAVLQVVRYFHHRDGGEEFGWHLSPAVLAFLTEAAAALDVDEYDLSE; this comes from the coding sequence ATGAAGGTCCACCAGTACTGCTACTTCGCCTTGAAGAGCGAAACCGTGACCGCCGGGGAGATCACCGCGCGGCTCGGCATGGAGCCCGACGAGGTCCTGGTACTGGGGTCGCGGTCCGCCGAACACCGGTTGCCGCGGATGCACGCCTGGAAGGTGACGCATCGCGGTTCGGAACCGGTCGACGACCAGATCGAGAGCATGATCGGCAGGCTCGCCCCGGTTCGGCCGGAAATCCGGAAGCTGGTGGACGAAGGCGCCAGCGCGGTGCTGCAAGTGGTGCGGTACTTCCACCACCGTGACGGCGGCGAGGAATTCGGCTGGCACCTCTCGCCCGCCGTGCTCGCGTTCCTCACCGAAGCCGCCGCCGCGCTCGACGTCGACGAGTACGACCTCAGCGAATGA